In Anthonomus grandis grandis chromosome 16, icAntGran1.3, whole genome shotgun sequence, a single window of DNA contains:
- the LOC126745530 gene encoding DNA repair endonuclease XPF has protein sequence MDLENSQIDSLLDKVNIEFMLEFETQIFLDIVRTDGLVIAAKGLNLDLVLLNILKVYQDPGNLVLVLNATEAEQKHFDEKLNCQHVYIEHDNAQFRMEEYLCGGIHFVPSRILVVDLLKKRLPIDKITGIIVLRAHRIFESCNEAFILKLYRQHNKTGFIKAFSNSPQSFTVGFCQVERVMRALFVKELHIWPRFHVLVRQSLKKHEPQVIELHIPITEQMKKLQTYILEIMNATVKELKRLNPGLEMQEITVENCLTKKFHKILQAQMNLIWHQLNDKSTRLIAELKALRHLLLSMFYSDPVSFYATLLEYRKVEYARTADWVLNSSAELLFRDASALVFSGDREFNPQFCPKWDALLEILKIDIPAHIKKSGNTENTTVLILCNDNRTCHQLNEVLTSGPFHYMFFLALKKKISFKSVSSKFKNCPELPDIARNEEQPPKQSKHNKKQKTGKEQESTSAEKQESQEEVEDNEDFQSTYILTMSQSVLDDFDESATKDQSSMDESAFTPFTQMENMNLTQICESLTAPKILIQTFKGGENYISLQNNLQVLKPNYVIMYHSNITAVREIEMYEAHRQSETPLKVYFLIHATTVEEQSYLTTLRREKEAFEFLIETKATMVVPEDQDGKSEHSAALQRGGLTPEKNTRKGGQQEEPVKRLVIVDMREFRSDLPSLIHKRGIEIEPVTITVGDYILTPEICVERKSISDLISSLNSGRLYQQCTQMQRFYTKPMLLIEFDQNKPFGWNSHYMISRDDDNFNIQEKLILLTMHFPKLRIIWSPSPYATAQLFEELKQGKEEPSIENAMAIGGDEDLDSIETKYNSTIYDFVQKLPGISSKNLDVFLRKGVNMLNIIKMSEEELKDILGNSADARALHTALHSEAIPKNEQKEKPKFSKGRGGSSSRGFYSRGSRGK, from the exons atggattTAGAAAACTCTCAAATAGATTCGTTACTGGATAAAGTTAATATAGAGTTTATGCTAGAGTTTGAAACTCAAATTTTCTTAGATATAGTACGCACAGACGGTTTAGTTATCGCCGCCAA ggGCCTTAATCTAGATTTAGTGTTACTGAACATCTTGAAAGTCTATCAGGATCCAGGCAATCTTGTGCTGGTATTAAACGCCACAGAAGCGGAGCAAAAACACTTTGATGAGAAGCTTAACTGTCAACATGTCTATATTGAACATGACAATGCACAGTTTAG AATGGAAGAATATCTCTGTGGTGGGATCCACTTTGTTCCATCAAGAATCCTGGTagttgatttattaaaaaaacgacTGCCCATTGATAAAATAACAGGAATAATAGTTTTAAGGGCACATAGAATTTTTGAAAGCTGTAACGaggcttttattttaaaactctaCAGGCAGCACAACAAA ACAGGTTTTATCAAAGCATTTTCAAACAGTCCTCAGAGTTTCACAGTGGGTTTTTGTCAAGTAGAAAGGGTGATGAGGGCTCTGTTTGTAAAGGAGTTACATATATGGCCCAGATTTCATGTCTTAGTGAGGCAAAGTTTAAAGAAACATGAA CCACAGGTAATAGAGCTTCATATTCCAATAACCGAACAAATGAAAAAACTACAAACCTATATCTTAGAAATAATGAATGCTACAGTAAAAGAACTAAAAAGGTTGAATCCTGGTCTGGAAATGCAAGAGATAACAGTCGAAAATTGCCTTACAAAGAAATTCCATAAAATTTTACAGGCACAGATGAACTTGATTTGGCATCAACTTAATGACAAAAGCACCAGGCTGATAGCGGAGCTGAAAGCATTGAGACATTTGCTTCT ATCAATGTTTTACTCAGATCCAGTGAGTTTTTATGCAACCCTCCTGGAATATCGAAAGGTAGAATATGCCAGGACCGCTGATTGGGTCTTAAACTCTTCTGCGGAATTGCTATTTAGAGATGCAAGTGCTTTGGTATTTTCAGGAGATCGAG AGTTTAACCCTCAGTTTTGTCCAAAATGGGATGCTCTgctggaaattttaaaaattgacatccCTGCACACATTAAGAAGTCTGGTAACACTGAAAATACCACTGTTTTAATCTTGTGTAATGATAACAGGACTTGTCATCAGTTAAATGAG GTCTTGACTTCTGGGCCATTTCACTACATGTTCTTCTTAgcgttaaaaaagaaaatttcattcaaatctgTGAGCAGCAAGTTTAAAAACTGTCCCGAACTACCTGACATAGCAAGGAATGAAGAACAACCGCCAAAACAGTCAAAACacaacaaaaagcaaaaaactggCAAAGAGCAAGAGAGCACATCTGCTGAAAAGCAAGAGTCACAAGAAGAGGTTGAGGACAATGAAGATTTTCAAAGCACATATATTTTGACTATGAGTCAGAGTGTTTTGGATGATTTTGATGAAAGTGCTACTAAAGATCAGAGCAGTATGGATGAATCTGCTTTCACACCATTTACACAG ATGGAAAACATGAATCTGACCCAAATATGTGAATCTCTCACAGCTCCAAAGATTCTCATTCAAACTTTTAAGGGTGGCGAAAACTACATAAGCCTACAAAACAATTTGCAGGTTCTAAAGCCCAATTATGTGATAATGTATCATAGTAATATAACTGCTGTAAGGGAAATTGAG ATGTATGAAGCCCATAGGCAAAGTGAGACACCCTTAAAAGTATATTTCTTGATACATGCCACCACAGTGGAGGAACAATCTTATTTGACCACTCTGAGAAGGGAAAAGGAGGCTTTTGAGTTTTTAATAGAAACGAAGGCT ACTATGGTTGTACCAGAAGACCAAGACGGAAAGTCCGAACATAGTGCTGCATTGCAAAGGGGAGGTCTAACACCGGAAAAAAACACCAGAAAAGGAGGCCAACAAGAAGAACCCGTCAAGAGACTTGTGATTGTGGATATGAGAGAATTTAGGAGTGATTTGCCTTCGCTTATTCATAAGAGAGGAATCGAAATTGAGCCGGTGACAATAACT GTTGGTGATTATATTCTTACACCAGAAATTTGCGTGGAAAGAAAAAGCATATCAGATTTAATAAGTTCTCTAAATTCCGGTAGATTGTACCAACAATGCACCCAGATGCAAAGGTTTTATACTAAACCGATGCTTTTAATAGAGTTTGATCAAAATAAGCCATTTGGTTGGAAT AGTCATTACATGATATCACGAGACGACGACAACTTTAACATTCAGGAAAAACTAATCTTGCTTACTATGCATTTTCCCAAATTAAGGATTATCTGGAGTCCAAGTCCCTATGCAACTGCTCAGCTGTTTGAAGAATTAAAG CAAGGAAAAGAAGAACCTAGCATAGAAAATGCCATGGCTATTGGCGGAGATGAGGACCTCGAtagcattgaaacaaaatataactCTACCATCTATGATTTTGTTCAGAAACTACCTGGAATAAGTTCTAAGAATTTAGACGTGTTTTTAAGGAAAGGCGTTAATATgctgaatattataaaaatgtctgAG GAAGAATTAAAAGATATACTTGGAAATTCAGCTGATGCAAGAGCTCTTCATACAGCTTTACATTCGGAGGCAATACCGAAGAatgaacaaaaagaaaaaccaaaattcAGTAAAGGAAGAGGAGGATCTTCTAGTAGAGGGTTTTACTCTAGAGGGAGCAGAGGAAAGTGA
- the LOC126745541 gene encoding 60S acidic ribosomal protein P0, with protein MGREDKATWKSNYFTKLIQLLEEYPKCFIVGADNVGSKQMQQIRISLRGAAVVLMGKNTMMRKAIKGHLESNPALEKLLPHIKGNVGFVFTRGDLVEVRDKLLENKVRAPARAGAIAPLSVIIPAQNTGLPPEKTSFFQALSIPTKISKGTIEIVNDVNILKPGDKVGASEATLLNMLNISPFSYGLVVEQVYDSGTIFAPAILDIKPEDLRERFLAGVANLASVCLSIGYPTVASAPHSIANGFKNLLAIAAVTDVEFKEATTIKEFIKDPTKFAAVAAPAAAAPAAAAPAAKKEEKKEESESEDDDMGFSLFD; from the exons ATGGGTAGGGAGGACAAGGCAACCTGGAAGTCTAACTACTTCACCAAACTTATT CAACTGTTGGAAGAATACCCGAAGTGTTTCATTGTGGGCGCCGACAATGTCGGCTCGAAACAGATGCAACAGATCCGTATCTCCCTTAGGGGTGCTGCGGTGGTACTCATGGGAAAGAACACCATGATGCGCAAAGCGATCAAGGGTCACCTTGAGTCCAACCCCGCTTTGGAAAAACTATTGCCTCACATCAAGGGTAATGTCGGTTTCGTTTTCACTCGTGGAGACCTCGTAGAAGTCAGGGACAAGTTGCTGGAAAACAAAGTCAGGGCTCCCGCTCGTGCCGGCGCTATTGCTCCATTATCTGTTATCATTCCTGCCCAGAACACCGGATTGCCACCAGAAAAGACCTCTTTCTTCCAAGCTCTTAGTATCCCAACTAAGATTTCAAAAG GTACAATTGAAATCGTGAATGATGTCAACATTCTTAAGCCAGGGGACAAAGTTGGTGCCTCTGAAGCTACTCTTCTTAACATGCTGAACATTTCTCCATTTTCTTATGGTTTGGTTGTTGAACAG GTCTATGACTCCGGCACCATTTTTGCACCAGCAATTTTGGACATCAAACCCGAAGACTTGAGGGAGAGGTTCTTGGCTGGCGTAGCCAACTTGGCCTCCGTCTGTCTGTCCATTGGATACCCGACTGTCGCGTCTGCTCCCCATAGCATTGCCAACGGTTTCAAGAACTTGTTGGCCATCGCTGCCGTTACCGACGTTGAATTCAAGGAAGCCACCACCATCAAGGAGTTCATTAAGGATCCGACCAAGTTCGCCGCTGTTGCCGCCCCAGCTGCGGCTGCACCCGCCGCCGCCGCCCCTGCAGCCAAGAAGGAGGAGAAGAAAGAGGAATCAGAGTCCGAAGATGATGACATGGGTTTCTCCTTGTTCGATTAA